The Streptomyces sp. NBC_00459 DNA segment AGCAAGCAGTTCCTGGTCGATGCGAACCTCGACCGTGCCACCCTGCGCGGCCAACGCCCCGAAGCCGCGCTCAAGGCCCTCGACCCCACCCAGAAGGATCTGCTCGGCGAGCTGAACACCTCTCTGCGCAAACCGGACGAGAAGCATGATCCGCTGTGGATGTTCAGCCGGTTCGACCCCGCCGAGGTACGCCTGACGGGCAACGTGATCAAGACCCGCGGACGAATGACGTTCGAGGCGGGCAAGAAGGACACCGTCGTCGTGCACGCCGACTACACCTTCGTCTACCCGCTGGTGCACGCGGACGCGGGCGCGACCGAGGTGGCCCGCACCATCGTGCGCCGGGTTCTCGACATCGAGCTCTACGACCCGGCCAAGTACCAGGTCACTCCGGGGAAGCTCAGCGTCGCGCGCTACGACAGCACGTTCGGCAACTCGGACTGCGACGTGTTCGACGGCTATTTCCACCCGCACTTCGACTCGGACACGGCCACGACGGGTGCCAACCCCACCGGTCCCACCATCGACCCCTACGACCGCAGCGGTGAAGGGGCCGACGACGTGGGCGACGGGAAGTGCGGGACCGCCACGCGTTCATGAGTCCCGTGCACCGGGCGGCATGGCAAAGGGCCCCGCGGGGCGGAGCCGCGGGGCCCTTCTCCGTCAGCACCGGCGTCAGGGCAGCGCCGGTGCCTGGGGGAAGCGGCGCCGGGGGGTTGCGCCGCGTTGTTGGTCTGTACCCACGGTCGGCGCCCCGGCGTACGGGGGGCGCACGCCTGGTCTGGACCAATGGCGGTCAGGGGTCGCGGGGTGATCCGCTTGCCTGACAAGGGACTTGGGGTGGTCCTTGCATCGTGCTGGAAGGTCGTCGTGTACGCAACCTTTTGACCCGGGCTTGTACTTTTTGGCCCTTGTGCTTTGCCGGTCGACCCCGGGCGTCCCCGGAGCCGACCGTTCTCGGGGGTGACCGGGCTGCTGTCCCCTGCCGTCCGGTCACAACCCTGGAGCCACGCGTGGTTCGTGCGGGCCCGCCCCTGGCTGGCACGGACACCGGTACCAACGAAGAGTGCGTACGGCGGTCACGCGCCGGACGGGTGAGACGGCGCCCGAACTCAGATACGACCCCGGAGCACGTCTCAGATCCGGCCCCGGCACAGCTCCAGCAACGTCATCGCGAGGGAGGTGCCCGGCCTGCCCAGCGCGTCCCGGTAGTGGCTGAGAACCCCAGCTCACGGGACAGGTTCACACGCCGCCCGCCGGAGGTGATCCGGGTCTCCTGGATCACGGCGGACACGGCCATGCGTTCCTGGACGAGACCGATGATCCGGTCGTCGAGGGCGTCGATGCGATCACGTGCGCCGGCGATCACTTCGGCGGCGTCGGCGGCGGTGTGGGTGGCGTCGGTGGTGGTCATGCGGGGCTCCTTGTCGGACGGGGCGGTGTGCCCCGGATCGGCAAGACCCGGAAACGGCAGGCGCCCCGGGCCTTGTCGGCCCGGGGCGCCTGGGAAGTCGCTTGTCAGTTGCTCAAGCAGCACGACCATGGCAGCCGGTGGGCCGGTTGCCATAGGTAAAGAGGAAGGTCGGGTGCGTGAGCATGGGGCAAGTATGCACGGGGGCGGGAGCCTTTCCAAGACGCGGTCTTCCGGGGTGCCGGCTTCTGCGGGGTGGTGGCTCTGCCCGGGTGGCGGCCTTTCGCCGACAGAGGCCGTTCAGTGCCGGTCCAGGCAACTCCGGCCCGTCCGCCGCTTGAGGACGAGGCCGTTCCGGCCGAAGCGGGGGTCTGGGGGGCGGCAGCCCCCAGTGGACGGCGCGGTGTCCAACGACCACCCCGGTAGAATCGCCCGCACAGACCCCCGCCCAACCGCCGGAAGGCCCCCGTGTCAGCAGCGACCCCCGCCCCCGACACCGTCCTGGTCGTCGACTTCGGTGCGCAGTACGCCCAGCTCATCGCCCGCCGAGTCCGCGAGGCCCGGGTCTACAGCGAGATCGTGCCGAGCACCATGCCGGTCGAGGAGATGCTCGCCAAGAACCCGGCGGCGATCATCCTCTCCGGCGGCCCCTCCTCCGTGTACGCGGAGGGTGCCCCCACCGTCGACCGCGCCCTCTTCGAGGCCGGCGTCCCCGTCTTCGGCATGTGCTACGGCTTCCAGCTGATGGCGACCACCCTCGGCGGCACGGTCGACAACACCGGAGCCCGCGAGTACGGCCGTACGCAACTCGCCGTCACCAAGCCGTCCTCCACCCTCTTCGAGGGCACCCCGGCGGACCAGTCGGTGTGGATGTCCCACGGCGACGCCTGCTCCGCAGCCCCCGAGGGCTTCTCGGTCACGGCGTCCACGGACGTCGTCCCGGTCGCCGCCTTCGAGGACGACGAGAAGAAGCTGTACGGGGTCCAGTACCACCCCGAGGTCATGCACTCCACGCACGGCCAGCAGGTTCTCGAACACTTCCTCTACCGGGGCGCGGGCCTGACCCCCTCCTGGACCACCGGCAACGTCATCGACGAGCAGGTGGCGCTGATCCGCGAGCAGGTCGGCGACAAGCGCGCCGTCTGCGGCCTCTCCGGCGGCGTGGACTCGGCGGTCGCCGCAGCCCTCGTACAGAAGGCCATCGGCTCCCAGCTGACCTGCGTCTACGTCGACCACGGCCTGATGCGCAAGGGTGAGACCGAACAGGTCGAGAAGGACTTCGTCGCCTCGACCGGCGTCACGCTGAAGGTCGTCGACGCCGAGGAACGCTTCCTGACCGCGCTCGCCGGGGTCTCCGACCCCGAGGAGAAGCGGAAGATCATCGGGCGCGAGTTCATCCGCGTCTTCGAACAGGCACAGGCCGAGATCATCGCGGACGAGGGTCCCGAGGTCGCCTTCCTGGTGCAGGGCACCCTCTACCCCGATGTGGTCGAGTCCGGTGGCGGCACCGGCACCGCCAACATCAAGTCCCACCACAACGTGGGCGGGCTGCCCGAGGACCTCGAGTTCGAGCTGGTCGAGCCGCTGCGCAAGCTCTTCAAGGACGAGGTCCGGATGGTCGGCCAGGAACTGGGCCTGCCGGAGGAGATCGTCCAGCGCCAGCCGTTCCCCGGACCCGGCCTCGGCATCCGGATCGTCGGCGAGGTCACCAAGGACCGCCTCGACCTGCTCCGCGAGGCCGACGCCATCGCCCGCGAGGAACTGACCGCCGCCGGCCTCGACCGCGACATCTGGCAGTGCCCGGTGGTCCTCCTCGCGGACGTGCGCAGCGTCGGCGTCCAGGGCGACGGCCGGACGTACGGCCACCCGATCGTCCTGCGCCCGGTCTCCTCCGAGGACGCGATGACCGCCGACTGGTCCCGCCTCCCGTACGAGGTCCTGGCGAAGATCTCCACGCGCATCACCAACGAGGTCGCGGACGTCAACCGCGTCGTCCTGGACGTGACGAGCAAGCCGCCGGGCACCATCGAGTGGGAGTAGTCCCGTCGGCCGTGCGGGTCACGTCCGCCTGAGAGTCCGCACCGGCTCTCCTGGCTGCCAGACCTGCGCGACCAGGTACTTCTCGTCCTCGACGTACGTCCGCACGACCTCCGTCAGCTCGGTACGGAAGAGGTGGAACGGCTCCGGCGGTTCCACCTCCTCCGCGTACGCGGCCTTGGCGGCCGGGTCCTCGACCTCGTACGCCCGGCCGCCGATCCGCACATCGCCGCCGCCCATGTCCGTCCCCGGGCCCGGGTTCGCCTGGAGGGCGAAGCGGGGGTCGCGGCGCAGGTCCAGTGCCTTCAGCGAGTCCGGCATCATGGCGAGCCACAACTCGCCGTGCAGGAAACGGACTTCGAGGCCGGAGGTGCGCGGGGAGCCGTCCTTGCGGAGGGTGGCGAGGGTGTGGTGCGTGAAGGCGCGGAAGCGCTCTTCGACGGTTGTGGCCAGGTCGGGTTCCGTGGTGGTGAATACTGCCCAGTTCATGGAACCGAGTCTGACGCGGATACCCGACATCCTCTGACGTGTATTCGCCGCCTTCTTGCTCCCTCTCGTCGGCATCCTGTCGGTGTCTCGGGTCCCTGGCCCAGGTATCTGTTTCATCTCTTCGCAAACATCCCTGTTCTCCTGCGCGGACCGACGGTAACTTCCGCTCCGTAAAGGAACCCAGTGCTGGAGGACCTATGCACGGGCCCACTCCGCCCCTGCCCTTGCCCACCGACCAGCTGCAGTTCGCGATGCCCCCGATGTACGAGTCGCTCGACGACGAGCGCAGGCACCGCAAGGAACGGCTGGCCGGAGCGATCAGGCTGTTCGGACGGTTCGGCTTCGAGGACGGTGTCTCGGGGCACATCACGGCGCGCGACCCCGAGTACAGCAACTGCTTCTGGGTGAACCCGTTCGGGATTCCCTTCAAGCAGGTCACCGTGAGCGACCTCGTCATGGCCAACCAGGACGGCCAGGTCATCGAGGGCCGCTATCACATCAACCAGGCGGCCTTCACCGTGCACGCCCAGGTGCACGCCGCCCGCCCGGACGTCGTCGCCGTGGCCCACTGCCACTCGGTGCACGGCCGCGCCCTCTCCGCCCTCGGCGACCTCCTCGACCCGATCACCCAGGAGAGCTGCGCCTTCTACGAGGACCACGCGCTGTACGACGCCTACACGGGCGTCGCCGTGGACGCCGACGAGGGCCGGCGGATCGCGTCCGCGCTGGGCTCCCGCAAGGCCCTCGTGCTGCGCAACCACGGACTGCTCACAGTGGGGGACTCGGTCGATGCGGCCGCCTGGTGGTTCATGTCGATGGAGCGGTCGAGCCAGGTCCAGCTGACGGCGCGCGCGGCGGGCCGACCCATCCTGATCGACCACAAGCTGGCGGTCTCGACGCGGGAACAACTCGGCGGCGACCTGGTCGCGTGGATCAACTACCAGCCCCTGTGGCGGGACATCAGCATGAGCGAGCCGGATCTGCTGAACTAGCGGTTCTGGGGGGAGAGAAAGAACTGGCACCCCGGGCGGGCCGGAAAGCTCAGGTAGGCCGGAGACCCGAGCGGGCCGGAAACCCGAGTGGGTCAGAGACACCGGCCGGGTCAGAAACCCCGTAGGACGGCGGCCTTGGTGGTCGCGAACTCCTCGTCCGTGAGCACGCCCTCGCGGTGCAGCTCGCCCAACTCCCGGAGCCTGCGCAGGAGTACGTCGTGATGGTCGGACCGGGGCGGGATCGCGGAGGCGAGCCGGGGCCGCTCCACATGGTCGACCGCTCGGGTGGAGGGGTGCGGCAGACGGGCGGTGACCGCGGTCGCCACGAGTGCCGTGAGCAGATCGCGGCGGATGCTGCCCCACAGGTCGAGTGCGAAGGGGTCCTTCTCGGGCGGCAGCTTGGAGAACACCGTCTCGCGGGTCACGAAGCGCATGAAGCCGTCCTGGTAGCCGGAGTTGGGCAGCCAGTCGACCTGGACGAGATCGTGGACGGAGATGATGCGGGGGCCGGTGGCCCGCTTGACCCGGTCGGAGGTGTCGGCCCAGTCGATACGGACCTGCGTACCGTCGAACGACACCAGGCCGTCGCTCGACCGCACCGACACCGGCACGGGCGGGCCCGGGAGCAGATACGCCTTTGCCGGTTCCTCGGCGACCTGGTCGAGGAGCAGGGCGTGCCGGATCTCCTCGGCGACGTACTCGGCGACTCCGGACCGGTCGATGTCCACGACCAGCCGGTACGGGTCGGCGGCGTCCGGCAGCCGTCCGCCGGTCGCCTGGAGCAGCGGGTCGGCGCCCTCGCGGAGCCGGAGTCGCAGCCGCCCGCGCTTGCGTTCGGGCTCGTAGACGACGCCCGAGACGGCCTCCAGGGGTACGGCGACCTCGCCGTACGTCTGCCGGAACAGCGGCACGGAACGGTGGAGCCCCGGCGTGATCCTGACCGTGCTGCCGTCGAAGACCCAGGTCCCGTCGCGCTGGATGATCTCGGCCATACGCGAATTCTCGCAGCCGGGTCAACACGGGGGTCGTGGTTTCACTCGCCTTTTCCGCTGCCGGGCCGACCTGCCGTAACACGACGGGTGTTAGGTAGGGCACAATTCGCTCTCGTCGTGGGGGAGTTGCGCGAGCCAGGTTTCGGGCTCCCGAAGTCCTGGTGTGCCCCGGTTTGTTCCGGTGGGTTTCCCGGTGTGTTGATGTCCTGGTTCGTGATGTGTCGTGTCGGGTGTGGGGAAGGCGGGCGTCGGGCGTGGCGGTGCAGGAGGCGAGACAAGGTGTGCTGCCCGGGGAACACGGGGGCGGCTGCACCTGCGGGGACTGCCCGCACGGAGCACGCGCCGGACATCGGCGTGCGGTCGCCGAGTTCCTGCTCATGCGGGACGGCTTCGCGGCCGGGCAGGGACTGCCGGCCGCTGTGGCCCATTCGGCCTCGGCCTCCCGCCAGTGGGTCTCGGACGAGCTGACCCAGTCCGCGGCGGTCGTCGCCGAGCGCGGCCGGGCCGAGGGCGAGGTGTGGCTCGCCCGGCTGTGGCGCCGTACCGCGTTCACCGTGTGGGCGCTGATCGGCGTACTGCTGCTCGTGCAGGCGCTCACCGCGATCGGGGCGGGCTGGACCGCCGCCCGGACGGCCGGACTGCTGGCCGCCGTGCTCGTCGGCGGTGCGCTGACCGCCGCGTCCTGGTTCCACCGGGCGCGGGGCGGGGCGCTCGCCCCCCTGATCGGCGAGGACAACCGCCTGTCGACCTCCCGCGTGGTGGCGGCGAGCTGGGTGCTGTTCCTGGCGTACGCCGTACTCGTGCTGGTGGGCCGGCTGGCGGCGGCCTCCGGCCACGAGGAGCGCGACGCGCTGATCGCCGGCCTCGACCTCGCCCGGGGCGCGGGCGTCGTGACCGTCCTCGCGGTGGTGTGCGCCATCGCGGTGCTCGTACGCAGGGTGGTCGGCCTGCGCGTCCTCGGCCAACGCCTGCAGAAGGTACGCGCGGACCGCCCTCGCGCGGCCGACCTCCTGACGGACGACGCGGGCCGCGGCACCTTCGCGGACATCCAGTACGTGATGATCGGCACGGTCGCTCTCCTCTTCGCGGTCGTACGGCTGGCCCGGCGTCCGGATCAACTGCCGGATCTGCCCTGGGGTCTGGCGGTGGTGGTGCTGGTGTCCGCGGCGACCTATGTGGCCGGCAAGTACTCGGAGGGCGGCCGGCCGGTGATCCTGTCCGTCGTCCGGTCCCGGGAGGCGGGCGACCTGGACGGCCCGATCCGCACCGGCGACGACATCGAGATCCGCGGTGCCGGCTTCGTGCCCCCGGGCGCGGGCACCGCCGACCGGCTGTCCCGCATGGTCGTCCGCATCGGCCCGGTCCATGTCCACGTCCCCCTGGTCCCGGTACCCGGCGGCTTCAGCAACCCCCGCGACGAGGTACTGACGGTGCCCGTCCCGGCGGATGTGGAGCCCGGTCGGGTGGAGGTGCAGGTGGTGACCGCGGCGGGCGTGGAGACGAACCGGTGTGTGATCGATGTGACGGACTGAGTGGCGGTTCGGGGTCCTGCGTCGGTCTCCGGCGGTGGGGTGTGCGTCGCACGCCGCGCCGCCGTGTGAGGTCGGTGCCGCGCCGGGGGTATCGGTCCCCTGGGCTGGCGTGAACCGTCGGTCACCAGCACGCGGGTGTCGACTGCCGACCACTGCGGGCGGACACCTCCCGACACGTCCCCTGCCGTGGTACGACGACTGCGGCAGTACGGGGCTCGGACCTCCAGGCTTGCTCGGCCACCGCTGGTTCCCAGATGCAAGCGGGAAAAATGCCGTGCTGGAGGTGAGCGAGGTCACGTTGTCGTGCGTATCGTCTGTTGAGGGGTCAACGTTGGCAGGCGAGAGGCGGCTAAGGCCGATGGCTCACAGCACTCGAACGGACACGCACTCTCCTTATCTGGACGGCGACCGGGACTGGCGGGACACCGCCACTCGTTACGCCCTGCTGCCCCTGCGCGTCTTCCTCGGCGTCACCTTCATCTACGCCGGCCTGGACAAACTCACCGACAGCTCCTTCTTCGCCGGCTCCGGATCAGGCTCCGTCGGTGATCTGATGCGCACGGTCCGTGACTCCTCCGCGATCCCGGCCCTGGTGGACCTCGCCCTCAAGAACCCTTCGGGCTTCGGCTACGCCATCGCCTTCGGTGAGCTGGCCGTCGGTATCGGCACACTGCTGGGGCTGCTGGCCCGGCTGGCGGCGGTCGGCGGCGCGCTGATCTCGCTCAGCCTCTGGCTGACCGTGAGCTGGGCATCTGATCCGTACTACTACGGCAACGATCTCCCCTACCTGATGGCCTGGCTCCCCCTGGTCCTCGCAGGCGCGTCCGTTTTCTCAGTGGACGCCGCCCTGCGGGCGCGGCGGCGGCAGCGGTCCGGGGGGTATCGGTAGCAGGTGGTCGGGAATCGGTACGCGTGAGCGTGCCGATGACGGGCGCGGCAGCAGACGGTGGGCCGGTCAGTTCGGTATCTCCGGTGGCCTTGACGGGTCTGCCGTCTCCTTGCTCTCCCTCCTCGGTCTTCCGTCCGGTGGGTTGCCGACGGGTGCTGCCGCGCGGCGAGCCCTTGTGCGGCGGCGTACCGCCCCTGTCAGAAGGGCCACCGCGCCCGCCAGGGTCAGGCCGAGCACCAGCAGCGGGATCACGGCGAACCACGGCGTCTCCCAGGCGTCACCCGCGTCGCCCACGTAGGTGACGCCGGCGATGGTGACGAAGAGGCCGGCGATCAGCTTTCCGGGTTGGAACTCATGACGTAGCACGGGTCACCTCCGCCTGTCCCAGGCCGACTCCGAGGTCGAGGTCGACCGTGCCGGCGCCGGCGCCGCCGCTTGTCGGCGACAGGGTGACCTGCTTGTGCTTTCCCGGTGCCACGTCCACGTCCTGTTTGTCGTCGCCGGGCAACTGGATGTCACCTATGCCCACCTCGATGTCCGCCTTCACCGTCACACCCTTCGGCACGATCACCTCGATCCGGCCCACACCCACCTCGACCGCCGTCGTCACCGTCTGCCCCTTGGCGAGGCGCAGCCCGGTCAGGTCCAGCGTGGCGACGCCCGTACCGACGTCGTACCTCGGTAGTACGTCTGCCACCGCCGTCGGCGTCCATTGCGTGCGCGCCCAGTGGGTGCTGACGTCCTTGGGCAGTGCGGCCGAGCCTGCCAGCAGCCCCGCCGTGATGATCGCCAGGAAGATCGATCCCGCTCCGGTACGGCCGAGGAACGCGCTGACCGCGATGCCGAGGCCGAACACGATGAGGGCGCAGGCCAGGCCGGTCTGCAAGCTGGTGGCGAGTGCCTCCTCGTCCCATTTCGCGGCGGTGCCGAGGAAACCGGCGAGGAGGGCGAGCAGGAGGATCCAGCCGCCGATCCAGCGTGGGCCGCGTGGTTTCGGTTGGCGGGGCCAGGCTGCCCGTATGTCCGGACCTCGGCCGCCGTAGTTGCCGTGGGTGATGTTGACGGCCGCCGAGATGTCCCGGTCGCGTGTGTCGTGGGGGCCCCACAGATAGCCCGTACCGCCGACGTGGGTACCGTCCTTGACGATGGGGTCGCGCCACCAGGAGGGGTAGGCAGACGGGACCGGGGGCGCCTGGGCCTCCGGTGGGGCGTCGGCGACGGCTTGGGCGGCCAGTGGGTCGGGGTCGGGGGCGCCGCGGTTGCGCGACCAGTAGCCGGCGCCCGCGAGGAGGATGGACAGTATGACGGCGAAGGAGAGAACCCCGCCGTTCTTCAGCATGGTCAGGAACACACCGCAGCCGACGAGAGCGAAGAGCACGGCCGCCAGCGCCTGGCCGTCCACACGGCCGGTGAGCAGTTTGCGGACCTCGTTCTCCTCGTCGTCGTCGTACGGCACGAACAGCCAGGCGAAGCCGTAGAAGATGAGGCCGATGCCGCCGGTGGCGGAAAGCACCGCGAGGGTGATCCGGAAGATCACCGGGTCCATGTCGCACGTGCGCCCGAGCCCCGCGCACACCCCGCCCAGCATCTTCTGCCGACGGTCGCGTCGGAACCTGGCCGGCAACTGCTCGTCGGCCGTGGCAGCCGCGGCGGCTGCCACGGACGGGTGGGAACTCGTGTGCGCTCCCGCTCCCGCGCCCCC contains these protein-coding regions:
- the guaA gene encoding glutamine-hydrolyzing GMP synthase encodes the protein MSAATPAPDTVLVVDFGAQYAQLIARRVREARVYSEIVPSTMPVEEMLAKNPAAIILSGGPSSVYAEGAPTVDRALFEAGVPVFGMCYGFQLMATTLGGTVDNTGAREYGRTQLAVTKPSSTLFEGTPADQSVWMSHGDACSAAPEGFSVTASTDVVPVAAFEDDEKKLYGVQYHPEVMHSTHGQQVLEHFLYRGAGLTPSWTTGNVIDEQVALIREQVGDKRAVCGLSGGVDSAVAAALVQKAIGSQLTCVYVDHGLMRKGETEQVEKDFVASTGVTLKVVDAEERFLTALAGVSDPEEKRKIIGREFIRVFEQAQAEIIADEGPEVAFLVQGTLYPDVVESGGGTGTANIKSHHNVGGLPEDLEFELVEPLRKLFKDEVRMVGQELGLPEEIVQRQPFPGPGLGIRIVGEVTKDRLDLLREADAIAREELTAAGLDRDIWQCPVVLLADVRSVGVQGDGRTYGHPIVLRPVSSEDAMTADWSRLPYEVLAKISTRITNEVADVNRVVLDVTSKPPGTIEWE
- a CDS encoding pyridoxamine 5'-phosphate oxidase family protein produces the protein MNWAVFTTTEPDLATTVEERFRAFTHHTLATLRKDGSPRTSGLEVRFLHGELWLAMMPDSLKALDLRRDPRFALQANPGPGTDMGGGDVRIGGRAYEVEDPAAKAAYAEEVEPPEPFHLFRTELTEVVRTYVEDEKYLVAQVWQPGEPVRTLRRT
- a CDS encoding class II aldolase/adducin family protein, with the translated sequence MHGPTPPLPLPTDQLQFAMPPMYESLDDERRHRKERLAGAIRLFGRFGFEDGVSGHITARDPEYSNCFWVNPFGIPFKQVTVSDLVMANQDGQVIEGRYHINQAAFTVHAQVHAARPDVVAVAHCHSVHGRALSALGDLLDPITQESCAFYEDHALYDAYTGVAVDADEGRRIASALGSRKALVLRNHGLLTVGDSVDAAAWWFMSMERSSQVQLTARAAGRPILIDHKLAVSTREQLGGDLVAWINYQPLWRDISMSEPDLLN
- a CDS encoding DUF4429 domain-containing protein, which translates into the protein MAEIIQRDGTWVFDGSTVRITPGLHRSVPLFRQTYGEVAVPLEAVSGVVYEPERKRGRLRLRLREGADPLLQATGGRLPDAADPYRLVVDIDRSGVAEYVAEEIRHALLLDQVAEEPAKAYLLPGPPVPVSVRSSDGLVSFDGTQVRIDWADTSDRVKRATGPRIISVHDLVQVDWLPNSGYQDGFMRFVTRETVFSKLPPEKDPFALDLWGSIRRDLLTALVATAVTARLPHPSTRAVDHVERPRLASAIPPRSDHHDVLLRRLRELGELHREGVLTDEEFATTKAAVLRGF
- a CDS encoding DoxX family membrane protein; translated protein: MAHSTRTDTHSPYLDGDRDWRDTATRYALLPLRVFLGVTFIYAGLDKLTDSSFFAGSGSGSVGDLMRTVRDSSAIPALVDLALKNPSGFGYAIAFGELAVGIGTLLGLLARLAAVGGALISLSLWLTVSWASDPYYYGNDLPYLMAWLPLVLAGASVFSVDAALRARRRQRSGGYR
- a CDS encoding PspC domain-containing protein, with product MTDHAHAATGPGPGSGPHPPPGAGPQDAAPAAAAQPTEKGEPRAPEHPSTGTRADRDTDSGGGAGAGAHTSSHPSVAAAAAATADEQLPARFRRDRRQKMLGGVCAGLGRTCDMDPVIFRITLAVLSATGGIGLIFYGFAWLFVPYDDDEENEVRKLLTGRVDGQALAAVLFALVGCGVFLTMLKNGGVLSFAVILSILLAGAGYWSRNRGAPDPDPLAAQAVADAPPEAQAPPVPSAYPSWWRDPIVKDGTHVGGTGYLWGPHDTRDRDISAAVNITHGNYGGRGPDIRAAWPRQPKPRGPRWIGGWILLLALLAGFLGTAAKWDEEALATSLQTGLACALIVFGLGIAVSAFLGRTGAGSIFLAIITAGLLAGSAALPKDVSTHWARTQWTPTAVADVLPRYDVGTGVATLDLTGLRLAKGQTVTTAVEVGVGRIEVIVPKGVTVKADIEVGIGDIQLPGDDKQDVDVAPGKHKQVTLSPTSGGAGAGTVDLDLGVGLGQAEVTRATS